GAGGGTAATTCAGTTGTATCATTAACTTACCAATCTGGCATTCCTAAGTTGCAGTTCAATTTGTTTCCAGGCAAAGCTGCACAAAAGAGCATCCCAGTTAGTATAATACAAAGACATAATGGCATAAAATTTGAGAACAGGGACAatctaaataattatttttttaatgtcaGCGTAATTTAACATGTTATAGTTAGCAGGTTGTCTGTCTTATTTTCAGGTAGCTAGTACACCTATTGTGGACAATTACCTGAATATATGACCTGATACGGTAAAAATTCTTTTACACTGCCGGTTTATGGACCCTAAACTTGCACGACATTGTCTACCTTATTTAACAGGTAACTAGTCCATTTATTATGGCAGTTACCAGAAGTTATCTTTCAAATCACCAGATAGCgtaaaaattcttttgaagttGCCAGTTTATGGACGGATAATGGACCCTAAACTCGAAAGACGTTATCTGCCTTATTTTCCAGGTAAATAGTCCACATATTGTGGAAAATTACTTGAAGTTATCTTTTAGACGACGTGATAGCGTAACACTGTCGATTTAGACACAAAGGTCAAATGACTTTGCCTACTTTATTTTCCAGGTAACTATCTACTTATTGTGGGTATTTACCCAAAGTGATCTTTTAGATGACTTGGCAATGTATTGCCAGTTTACAGACCCTAAACTCGAAGACTTTGCCTATCTTATTTTTCAGGTAACTAGTTCACTTATTGTGGACAGTTACTTGAAGTTATCTTTTAGATGACCTGATAGCGTAACGTTTTCAGTTATAGAACCTAAACTCAAATGACTTTGCCCACCTTATTTTCCAGGTAAGTGGTCCATTTATTGTAAGCGGTTACCTGAAGTTATCTTTTAGATGACTTGATAGCGTAAATATTCATTTACGCGCCTGATTATAGACCCTAAACTAGAATGACTTTGTCTACCTTATTTTTTAGGTAATTAGTCTGTCCATTTATTGTGGTCAGTGTACCTGAAGTTATCCTTTAAATGATTTTATAGCATAAAACTATCAGTTTAGATCCAACATTCGAATGACTTTGCGTGCGTTGTTTTCCAAGTAACTAGTTTAGTTGAAGTTATTTTTTAGATGACCTTATAGTGTAACGCCTCCAGTTTATAGACCCTAAACTCAAACGACTTTATCTACTTATTTTTTAGATAACTATTCCACTTATTATGAATAGTTACCAAAGTTATCTTTTACGTGACCCgataacattaaaaaaaaaaattcaagttgtCAAAATTTACCCCATGGCAAGAAGTGTAAGACTCCATGAAATTGTGGCAGCAGAAGCAGCAGCTTGTAAGCTATCAATATTCCAATGGCGAATGTGGTTGAATCCACAAAGGGCTGATGCAACTCCCACAACACCAGCAATTAAAGCAAACACAACAAAGAATCCAGTGGCTGCATTTCCCATTGGGAAGTATATTGGAGAGAAATGTGCAGGAAGATTAAATCTTGGAcctgttaaaaaaaatacaaactcTGTTAATTTGTAAATTATATATCCATAGACCATCTTGCTTAAAACGTTGGATCATAGGCGAATTCAGAATATAAAGTGATCAGTAAGTTCAGAATGAGTGTGATCTCATCAtatgtataattaaaaaatgttaCATAATTCGCGCTAAAAACAATGAGTTTATTTGAACTTGCGGAACCAGCCCTGAAACTGCATCGGTGTTGGACCAACTTTGCTAGTCGTTAGGTGAACCTTTTTGTGGAAATAGCGCCTATTGGCTAATTTACAACCATGTCTTTGAAAAATACCACAGTTATGGAATTTCAAATTTCACGAGTGAAACTTCAAAACATTATCATAGAGTTTCACTTGTGGAGTTTGATACTCTAGGATAGCggttattttttcaattatggCGGCTGAAAAGTGGCTAATTATGAATCTTCCCCCGAATTCTTTGCATGTATCAATTATTCTGTGAAATGAATGATAAAATTCTCGCGACCAAGTACAAATAATAATAGAATTCAAATCCAGTTAATTAGATTGGATATGGTAGAATTCTGAATCCGAACCTCATAAAGTTCAAATCCCGAATCTGCCAAACTTGAGATTTAATCACACTTTCATATATTGGAGTGTTTGAAGATAATATATGCTTACCTATGATGAAACCATGATCAATGCCATAGTTCATAGCCCATCCACCAATGCCTAAAATAATGACATACATGCAAAAGTTGAGGACCAAGAGCAAAGTTGCAACTGGTTTTAGCTGCCCATTAGCCATTTTggacttagaaattaattggtattataaaaaaaggaaataattcTTGATGAAGATATTATAATTAAGGGTTTTGTAGAGGGTTTTAGGTACAAGAAGAATTTGTGCAAATACATGTGTTTCTTGCAACTTCTTTGGGGTTATATATACATTTTGATAATATATTTATGCTTATCATTGAAGGTTTTGGTTCTTTTCTTGTAAGGATGTAAAGGGCTTTGTGGTGTTGTAAAGATCATATATATGATGCTTCATTATCAAGAAAAccaagaagaaaatataaaaaataagaaaaaaaaacaagattcTTTCTTGCTAGTAattcttttctccaaatattCCTTCTTTTGGGATGTATATTCCTTGATTTCGAAATCAACATTCATATTTagttatatataagttctttttaaaaaggaaGTGTTATACCTTGCCAACCTTGTAAGAGCTCATTTTAAAAGTACATATTAATAATACTATTTTATGTTGGATAATATTTATAGGAGTAGTTTATTTGCAATATTACTTCAGAGATTTCCATTTggaatttaaaacaaaaactaacgacacattatttcatgaatCATCTCTTGTTGAACTCCAGTGGGTAATAATTATGACAGAATAATGTCACATAAAcaaaaagtttcaaaagtcttatttcTTAAATGCTACGCTCAATCAAATAAATTCGTATAAGTTGAAATGAATGGAGAACATTGcatgtaattaatttttatgtaatttaatcatcataatatactaaaagtgggaagcaCCTACCTCCAAAATTagattaccattttgcccttgcaCTAAATCAAAATATAGTAAATAAAACATCTAATTAAATAGTAATATTTAAATTACATGATGGTTAACTACAGCAacaataaattaaatataatcaCCATTACGTGACAGCCTTTTCATTGCTATAAAAGTCATTAATTATACTCTTACAGACTTCTTTGTTCATTTTggttatatttatattattagtATCAAATTTCACATGCGTTTTTGACTTAtaggaaccaaaaaaaaaagacttataGGAACACAACAAATCTGTATTGCGTTAAATTCGGTCATTTGATAATTCATCTAATTAAATAATGCATATCTATATACTTTTTTACCCCTCTACCAATTAATGCtcttataatatttttgtatacaaatgTAAATGCACATTTAAATAAAAACCTTTAATGCAATATTAATATTGAATAATGTATCAGCCACATTGATGCCTTTTGAGTTTTGAGTATCTCAAAATGTAAGGCTAAACGTATTTGACATTCGCTGGAAAATGCATCTATTCTTTGTATTTCTAGCCAGAGTAAATTCAGATAAtacttaatttgtttttttatattttaattaatatttagaATATCAAGATTTTCACATTTCATCTTCCATATAACCAACATGTAACTTATTTCTTCATTAACCACTATTTAGCGAACTAATTCATTAATATAAAAATCTGTAGAATTTGAAGAGTTGCCTTAAGTACTTAAATGACTAATTTAATTACTAGATACGTGGATGAGATTATGGGAAGCCCAAAAAACATCAAGAAAGAACTATTTAAAGGCTTGAAATGGTTTCCATTTCTGTTGATTTACGCTTGTaaagatttttttcttcaatttctacATTTTCGTAGTCTTTTTAAgctttgtatttttttatttttttttaacgatTTTGGAGAGGCATGATATGTGGTGTAATTCAATTGTGCACTAAaacataaacaaacaaaaaaaacattaaaaactCAAGAAGTTTGTTCGAGAAGTGCTATACATGGCTTGAGTGCACTAAaacataaacaaacaaaaaaattagaaacTCAAGAAGTTTGTTCGAGAAGTGCTATAAATGGCTTGAGAGTAAACAAAATCTGAAAGCCAAACTCAAGAAAATAGTCTGGAAATTTACAAAGGTGAATTGCCAATAATaggatgtatatatatcatattttaTGGACTGAAAATATACTAATCTTTTTATTTGTGCTCGAACTAGGGAATTTTGGAGTATCAGCTATTTTTGTCAATGGTATGCTAATCAATCCACCCATTCAAAACGCGAAAGATTTCGGAATTTGGTGATGTCTGTTTTCTTCATATAGTAATAATTTACTTATCATAATACTATTGCATTAGAAGTCATGGCTTA
This genomic stretch from Lycium ferocissimum isolate CSIRO_LF1 unplaced genomic scaffold, AGI_CSIRO_Lferr_CH_V1 ctg17694, whole genome shotgun sequence harbors:
- the LOC132042752 gene encoding membrane protein PM19L-like, with the translated sequence MANGQLKPVATLLLVLNFCMYVIILGIGGWAMNYGIDHGFIIGPRFNLPAHFSPIYFPMGNAATGFFVVFALIAGVVGVASALCGFNHIRHWNIDSLQAAASAATISWSLTLLAMGFAWKQIELQLRNARLITMEAFLIILCFTQLVYIAAIHGASTRR